Part of the Clostridiales bacterium genome is shown below.
AGGAGCCTCTGTATCCCGCGTTGTACGAGCCTCTCGGTCTGGGTATCGATACTTGCCGTAGCTTCATCCAGTATGAGTATCCTTGGATCTGCAAGTATAGCCCTGGCGAATGAAATAAGCTGCCTCTGGCCTACCGAAAGCCTTGTTCCCCTCTCATTCACCTGCGTATCATAACCCTTTTCAAGCTTCATGATAAATCCATGGGCGTCTACGGCTTTCGCCGCATTTATGACTTCTTCATCGCTTGCATCCAGTTTCCCATATCTTATGTTTTCCTTAATCGTGGCTGAAAAAAGGAAAGTATCCTGCATCATAACGGCCATCTGGGACCTCAATGACTCTATTGTAAGTTCTCTGACATCCCTGCCGTCTATCAATACGCTGCCGCCTACGGTATCATAAAACCTGCTTATAAGGTTTACAATAGTAGTTTTGCCGGCGCCCGTAGGTCCTACCAGCGCTATTGTCTCACCGGGTCTTACCTTGAAACTTACATCGTCAAGGACGACTGTTCCATCCTCATATCCAAATGTCACATTCTTAAATTCCACTTCTCCTTTTATCAGGGGAGCATCCACCGCTTCCTTGCCATCTTCTATATCAGGCTTTATATCCATTATCTCGAATATTCTTTCGGCGGCGGCGAGATTTGTTACAAGCATATTATAGAAATTGCTTATATTCATTATCGGTCGCCAGAACATGGAGACATAATTTGCGAATGCGACAACTATGCCAACTGTTATGCTCCCTATGCCCATTAACTTTGCACTATACCAGTATACAAGCACCATACCCGCACCCGAGCTTATCTCGACTAAAGGCCAGAACATGTCGTTAAGTCTTACAGCATCGATAAACGATGCCATTTGAGTCTTAGCAAGGTCGAAAAACATTGAAGACGTTTTTTTCTCCGCCGCAAACGATTGGGTAACCCTTACACCTGAAAAATCCTCATGTATATACGCATTTAAATTGGACGTCTTCTTCCTGAAAATCTGCCATCTTTTACGGCTGACGGTCTGTATATAAAACATGAACGCAAACATAAATGGCAATATTGAAAATGAAACAAGCGCCAGCCTGTAATCCAGCGAAAGCATTATAATTATAACGCATAAGAAAGTAACCGTCTCGGGGATCAGGGTTGTTATGCTGCTTGTAAATAAATCCTGCAGTGAGTTCACATCCCCCATGACCCTTGCAAGTATTTTCCCGACCGGCCTGCTGTCAAAGAATGAAAATGTCAGCTTCTGTATGTGGTTATAAAGTTCCTGCCTTATCGTAAGAAGTATATTATTGGTCACTTTCGACATTGTAAATATCCTCAGCCTTGAACATATCATCGACAGGATATTCATAATTATCATTATGATTCCGATTATGATAAGCCCCTTGACATCACGGTAGCGTATATTATTATCTATGGCGATTTTTAAAATATACGGATTTAAAAGAGAACATATTACCACTATTGCCATATAGAATAAGGTCTTTGCAATCTCTATTTTATAATCTTTCATATATTTTAAAAGCCTTATTATAATCTTTATATTCACGCTTTTTTTGAGCTCTTCATCTTCTCTAAATGTATTTTTTGCCATTATATCACCTCTTCATTGTCAAATCCGATATCCTTAAACTGTTCGCTGAATATCTGGTAGTACCTTCCCTGCTTTTTTAACAACTCCTTATGGCTGCCGTGCTCTACGATCTGTCCGTTATCTATAATAAGTATCTCATCAGCATCTTTGACGGCAGATATCCTGTGGGCGATAATAAACGTCGTGCAGTCCCTTCTTCTGCGCTTTATGGCCTTGAGCACCTCATACTCCGTTTCCATATCCAGAGCGGATGTTGCATCATCCAGTATCAATATCCTGGCATTCTTTAGAAGCGCTCTTGCAATCGATACCCTCTGCTTCTGTCCTCCTGAAAGGCCGACTCCTCTCTCTCCAATTATCGTTTCGTAACCGTCTTCCATTTCCGATACAAATTTATCGACGGATGCATCCTTTGCGGCTTCCAATACATCTTCGTCCGATGCATTCTCACATCCAAACCTTATGTTTTCATTTATAGTATCTGAGAACAGGAAAGTATCCTGCATCACCACAGCCATATTCTCCCTTATAGTCTTAAGCTGCATATCCCTTACATCAAAACCGTCTATGGTAATCCTGCCTTCCGTAACATCATAATACCTTCCTATAAGGTTAATAATGGAACTTTTGCCGGAACCCGTAGCGCCCATTATCGCGATAGTCGATCCTTTTTTTGCATTTATATCGATATTCTTTAGAACATACGAATCGTTATATTTAAACGATACATTTTCAAAGGCAACGTCCCCCTTTATACTATCGACGTGCACGGGTTTTTCAGGATCCTTTATCGCCGGTTCGACATCCATTATTTTAAATATTTTTTTTGAAGATGCGCTGGCCTGGGCTATGACATTGGTTAAAAATCCGAGATTTCTCATGGGCCATATGAGCATCCATATATAGCCGTTGAACGCCACCAGTGTTCCTATGGATATATTTTCATTTATTACCAAAAGCCCTCCTATGGATACAACGGCTATTACCGTAAAATTTCCGAGGAATTCTATCATGGGATGGTATGTTCCCCATATCCTGGCCTGCTCAATACTCAGGTCCGCATTTTTTTTGTTATGCCTTAAAAATTTGCATATCTCATGTTTTTCCCTGCCAAATGCCTTGACAAGCCGTACCCCTGCTATATTTTCCTCCGCTGTCGTATTTAAAATAACCCCTTGATCGCTTAGCTTCTGGTATGCTTCGTCGACCCGTTTTTCAAGCTTGAATGCAATATACGCTATAAGAGGCATCGTAAACAAACTTATCAATGTCAATTTTACATTCAATGTAAAAAGTATGGCTCCGGCAGTTATAAAATATATGGCATTTTCAACAAACAGTCCTATGCCAAAGGATATGGATCTCCAGATATTGTCGATATCCCCCGTCATCCTCGACATAAGCTCCCCTGTACTCATGTTATCAAAAAACTTAAACGGGAGCTCTTGTATATGGTCAAATAAATCCTTTCTCAAATCGACCGCAACCTTTGAGGAAAGTATATCGTACATATATTCTTTGACATACCCGAGCACCATCCTTCCGGCAGATACACCGCCTACTCCCGCAAGAACCATCCACAGTATATTCAATTGCTTTTTTAATATTACCTTGTCGACAAACGTACCTGCGATATATGGATTCAGCATGTCCAGAACCACACCTAAAAGCATGGCGCAGAAAGGTATGATCAAAAACAGTTTATACTTCCATATATATCTAAAAACTCTCTTCACTAAAACACCCCCTGATAAATAAATCCCCTTCCTGAATATTCATTGATCATTTTCCTGATTGCATAAACCCCGGCTAATCCTTTAGCAAAACATTCCTTTTAAAATACAGGCATAAAAAAACCATGGACTCCCATGGCATATTCTAAAAAAATAAAGACCATGGGACACAACCCATGGCCTTTTTTATCTGACGATCTAAATAAATGCTTGCAAAAAGGCAGGGCTGTAGTGTGTATATACCTGTGTTCTCATCTTAATCGATACTATTAACATATTCCTGCCTCCCTTTCAATTTATTGATAAATAATAATAAAATTAGCAACCTTTTACTATTATACTTTATAGTACAAGCCAATGTCAATAAGAAAAAAATTAATTTTATCGGCCAATATAAACTTATGTTTTTTTAGCAGCGCAATGAACGGAATTTTGATTAACCGTCCCCTGCTACCCTGCTATTTCTTGTTGCTATTATAGTTTTCAATTGCGCTGTTTATAGTCTTTGCGGCATTTTCTATCGCCTGATCAGGCGTCTCCTTGTTCTGGAGCATTTTCTCTATTTCAGATTCAACTGTCGCCCTCGCCTCCTGGAATACTCCGACACAGCCGCCCTTTGTCGCCTCTGTAAGAGCCGTGCCATGAAGCTGGTCTATGGCCGTTTTAAACTGCGGGAACTGTTTCAGATGATCCTGCATCGACTGAAGATCATAGGCTTTTGTAGTCACAGGAAAATAACCCGACTGGCTATTCCATATTACTTGTTGTTCAGGCGAAATCATGTATTTTATAAATTCCCACACCGCTTTCTGTTTCGATTCATCTCCATTGTTTATAGCCCATAAAGATGCACCGCCTATAATTACGCTGCCTTTATCCTTGCTCTCCGAAATACTCGGCAGATATGCAGTACCAATTCCAAACCTGTTTCCGGATCCTTTAAGCAATCCTGCAAGTGCTGCAGTCGATTCTATTATCATGGCAGTTCTTCCGGCTATAAAAGCATTTTTTGTATCGTCGGTTTTTCTCCCGAAGTTTCCAGCATTGCCTGAATCCACAAGTTTCTTCCACTCATTTAACAAGTTTAACGCACCCTGCTTAGCGTCCCCCTTGTCCCAGACTACTACCGTAGCCTTTCCCTGCCTTCCGTTAGAATTGTCTACGTAATCATACCCTTGGTATGCAAGGAACTGCTCAAAAAACCATCCATATATGGCCATTGCATAACCATACCTGGTAACTTTTCCTGAAGAATCTTTCTTTGTCAGCGCCTTCGCATATTGTTCAACTTCTTTGAAATTTACAGGTCCCTTTTCCGGATCAAGGCCCGCCTCTTTAAATGCGTTCTTGTTATAGTACAAAATAGGCGTTGATGAGTTGAAAGGCATCGAATAGAGCTTGCCGTCAACCGTATAATAGCCTAAAAGGTTGGGCTCGAGAGTCTTTATATTAAAACTCTTGTCGGCATCTATAAGATTTTGCATCGGTACCACCCATCCGCTGTCTACCATAAACCTCGTACCTATGTCATATACCTGAACTATATCAGGGCCATTTTTGCCTTGCATTGCTGTTTTCAATTTATATAAACTAGGTTTTTAAAGTACTAATTATTTGACAATGATTAGTAAATGTAGGCGCACATCCTTTTAACTTTAGCATGGCATCTTTGGATATTCATAAAATATTTTCTAATGGCATTTACAATATGGTTTATAGATTCAAATAAGTGGTTGTGTGTAAAGCAGTGTCTTATGTTCTTCCAAAGGTGCTCAATTGCATTCAAGTCAGAACTATAAGGTGGAAGAAACTTAAACTCAATATTTTCAAGGGTTTCAGCGTATTCTTTTACAGTATTGGTATGATGATATCTTACATTATCAAGCAAAAGAATTACCTTTTTGTTCTTGTATCGTTTTGATAGCTTATTTTAAAAAATTCTTGAAAGTATCGGAGTTGCCTACATCATAGGTAGAATAATATACATGGCCATCTGAAGGATTAACAGCACCAAACATTACTTTTCTTTTGCGTGGCCCGCGGCTACCTGTTGGAATAACAGGTTGATTACCTTCAAGTGCCCATTTACGAGTAGTTGTAGGTTCATCTGTAATAATAGCTTCATCTTCATAAAGTATAACCGTATTACTGTCCGATGTTTCTATTAAATCTTTAAGTTCTTCTTTAAACTGCTCTTGCAGCTTAGGATTAGCATTACGGCTTTGTTTCTTTGGTCGCTGGAGAGTAAAACCAAGATTGTGAACAACATCATACAAACTTGCTGTTTTATAATCTACCTGAAGTTTTTTATCGATCCACAGTTTTAGCAATGGAATTGTCCAGTTACTATGGTTAAAACCGCAGTCCATAGGAGATTTTTGCAGGACTTCTTTTACAAGTTGTTTTTGCTCATCTGTAAGGTAACCTGCAAAATATCCACCTCGTGTATCTTCCAAGCCAGGGAGACCACTCTCATTATATCTATGAATCCATTTACGGACATAGCGGTCTGACTTGTGCAGATTTTCTGCAACTTCACAGCTTGTTAATCCATCCCATGTTTGCAGAATCGCTAAGAGTTTAATCTTCATTGCTGCATCATCAATATGGTCATATATATCTTTAAGTTTTCTATAACTGTAGTATCTATGAGATATCTCAAGTTTTCTTCTGCTCATAATATCAATCCTTTTTATTTTTGATATTATGATGTGCATGTGCAGTTATATGATGTATACAATTAATAGCAATAAGTATTATTAAGTCCTAAACTATATAGATTACCGCCATATGGCTGCATTTATTAAAACACCGCCGCATATTTTATTAATATAACAATTGTGTGCAAAAGTATGCTATTCCATAATCATAATCAATACGGGAGTAGATGATGGCTTATAATTTTTCTGTTCCATACCAGTTTGACAATCCTACAGATGAGCAAAGGCATGCAATGCTCAAGTATTATTTATCCGCTAATAAAAGGTTAGAGGACTATGATAATATTATCGGGCTTATGTCGCCTCCGAAGGATATACTTACAATCTGCCCAAAGAATTGCGGCAAAAATGTAAAAGTCGGAATCATAGGCTGCGGAGAAGCAGGCCTTTCTGCCGCATTTGAACTTAAAAAAATAGGATGCGACATAACTTTGTTTGAGGCAACTGATAGTATAGGAGGACGGGCTAAAACCCATTATTTTGACCCGGGGAAGAAGTATTTCGGAGATTTGGGACCTATGAGGGTACCTGTTTCACATGAAACAACCTGGCATTATATAAACCTGTTCAGGCTCAGGACGATGCCTTTTGCGACAAACAACATAAACGGACTTTTTTATGTGAGAAAAGGTCGGGCTGTTAACGATCCTGCCGGTTACAGCGTGATGCGAAATATATATCCAAGATTTAACATGCCTCAGTCCGAAAGAAATATACAATGGCAAAAGCTTGCAGATTCCATAACGGAAAAATATTTTTCACCCCTTTCACCTGAAATAAGAAAAGAACTGGTCGGGATTTACCGCGAGTATTCCGATCAGATTATAGATATCGATAAATATAATTACCGAAGGGCTTATGAAAACGCCGGCCTCAGCCAGAATGCCATATCCATGCTCGGATATGTTTCCACTTTCGATAAAACCTTTTTCAGGCTCAGCCTTACGGAAATCCTTCAGGAAATCTATACGTCAGATTTTATATTTACCTATTATATAGACGGTGGAATGGCAAATCTTCCGCTGGCGCTCTTCCATGCAATAAAATATGACGATGCTTACAATATCAGTAAAGAAGATCTGGGAAACGTCTCAATCAGAATGAATTGTGCCATAGATGGCATATATCAGCATTTTAACGGGAAGGAAATAATTCTCGAATACAGAGATGAAAATACCTATAATTATAATTTTGAAAGGTTTGACTATGTCATATGCGCAATACCTTTTTCAAGTTTAAGAAGAAATATTGTCGACCCCCCTTTCAGCGTAATAAAATCCCAGGCTGTAAACGAACTGAATTATGAGAGCGCTCATAAGATATTGCTGCTTTTAAAAGACAGATTCTGGGAAAAGGGAAATCCTGACAGGAGAATAGTCGGCGGAAGCAGTTCCACGGACTTGCCCTTGATATCCATATATTATCCTTCAGACCATGCCATGCCGATACCAGGCGTGCTTAACGGCTGGACATTAAGGCCGAACGCATCGCCCGACGAACCTGGGGTAATCTTGGCATCCTACAGCTGGCCGATGGAGTCTGAAAGACTTGGCAATGAATATGAATGCCTTAAACTTTACGATGTATTCAAGTATCTGGAAAAGGTACACGGGCTTCCATGGGGGTCCATAGACAAAAAGGTTTTATCGTATAAAACAATAACCTGGTCCCATGTGCAATATGAATGGGGGGCGGCATGCCTTACGAAGCCGCAGGATAAAACGCTTTTTTCATATAATGTAACATTGCCCGAGATGAACGGCAGAATATTCTTCGCAGGAGAACATATATCGCAGAAGCATGCGTGGCAGCAGGGAGCCCTGCAAACAGGCATGCTGTGCGCCAACCACATAGCCGAAAGGATTAAAGATTCAAGAAGTTAAGCCGGTGCAAAAATTGTCCGGCTTAACTTCTAAGATCTATCTCGGCTTTAATGAGGTGAGCTAAAACCTTTATATCTTTTATGTTTACAGTCTCGGTCCTTAACCTTTCATCATGCCATATTAAAAGCATTTTATTTGAATCCAGCCTTTTAATCTGCCTTATAATGTTTCTTTCACCATTTTGTATAAGGCAAATCTGGTTGTTTAGCGGTTCATTGTTAAGATATGCGAGGCACAGGTCTCCCTTTTTTATCCTGAATCCGCCCATAGAATCATCCTGAACTAAAATATATATGAGCTTTTCAGGATTATGGCCCTCTATTTTGTTGTCTATTACCGGCAGATGCCTGTATCCTTTTATTATCTTCATGTCGATATCGTAAACGGGTATATCTTTAACTATATTTGAAAATGCCGACTGCCATATGCCGGATGCCTTTTCAGTCTTTGTTCCCTGAACCGTATCCTCCACGGGTTCATCATATTCCATTTCGTCTTCGAGCATCGGCTCATTTAAGTTTACGCCGATTATATCCGATATCTTTTTTATCATTTTCTCGTTTATAACCTTTTTCCCCGATTCAACATCAAGTATGTATGATTCGGATACTCCGCACTTTTTTGCAATTTGCTTTGCCGTAATGCCCTTCTTTTGTATTTCTATTTTTATTTTTTCTCCGATTCTGCTCATATTACCACCCCGTAATTTTATTTGCAATTGTATTTTAATATATTTAACCAAAATAATCTACTTGTAAAACTTATGTTTTTTAAGTTCGACAAATTGGAAGCACAAAAAAGTGAATTTTACTCCAATAATATGTATAATTATATTTATAAGAAATATTGCTTTGATGTAAATATATATTTTACTTAAAATACAATGTTTCATGTAAAAAAACAGAGGTGATTTTGATGAAAAAGATACTTATATTGACTGCTTCAGCAGGCGGAGGACATAATTCTGCTGCGAAAGCCTTAAAGGAAGCCTTTGATATAGAAGACTGCGAATGCGCGATAGTGGATTCCTTAAAATTCGTAAGCCCTATGCTCGACAGGATAGTTTCGAGAGGTTATGAAAAATCGGCAAAATACATACCTCAAACATATGGATCATTCTACAAGTTATCCGCCGGCATGATGAAAAAAAATAATTTTGATACCCTCTTAAAGCAGGTCATGGGTAAGAAAATACTCAATCTGGTACTGAGCAAAAAACCTGATGCCATCATAGGTACGCACCCTTTCCCGACAATGGCTCTTATGAAATATAAAGAAGTCGGCAGAATAGATGTACCCGTTATATCCGTGCTGACCGATTATACTGCCCATCCTGCTTATGTACAGAATAACGTGGATGCATATATCGTAGGTGATACCGATGTTGCATACCTCCTCCGGGAATTCGGCGTAAGCATGGATAAGGTTTATCCCTTTGGCATCCCCGTAAGCCGGAATTTTATACAAAGGAGCAATGTTGAATTAGTCAAAGAGGAGTTTCAGCTTGAAGACAAATTTACCGTGATACTGATGGGAGGAAGTTTTGGAGCAGGCAATATGAGAGATTGCCTTTTAGACCTTATAAGCAGTGATTATGATTTCCAGATAATAGTCATAACAGGTCACGACTACTCATTAAAAGAAAAACTTAATAAACTGGTATCAAATATAAACTCAAATAAACCCATAAGGATCCTTGGTTTCACGAAGGAAATGCCGGAACTTTTGACAATAGGAGATGTTTTGGTGACAAAACCCGGAGGGCTTACGACTACCGAAGCCATGTTAAAGGGAATCCCCATGGTAATACCATATTATATTCCCGGGCAGGAAGAAGAAAATATCGATTATTTGCTTAACAACGGGCTGGCGATTAAAACATCCACTAATTATTCGCTGCCGCTGTGCATCGAAATGCTGATGGATAATCCCGAAAGGAAACAGGAAATTATTGAAAGGATGGAAAAGAAGCGCAAACCCGACTGTGCAGATAAAACTGCCAAATTAGTGTTAAGCCTTATAGATAAAAACGAAAATTCAAGTAAGATGTCCTGATTACAGGGCATCCTTTTACTTCAGGCCATATTTATCATCTTCGATTCATAATATATGCCTTATGTTTATTGAATACTCATTCGCATATTCAAATTCTGTAAGTTCTAAGTCCTGCAGCTTATTTCAAATTATGAGCCGAGGTTTATTATGTATATTATAAACGGCAGGGTGGCAATGGACATAATCGTTGAAAGGCATACGACCCATGATGCCGTGTGCTTGTCGCTGCCAAGCTTTCCTGCAAATATTGCGGTATTCGCCGCAGCGGGCATTGCGGATAATATGGTAATTATGTTAAGTATCAACGGATCTTTAATAAATGGTTTCAACATCATAAAAAATAGCAGAGGGATTATTATAAGCCTTAGAATACACATAAAAAAAGCCGTAATATCGGTAAAAATATTTTTTATATCCGCATCTGCCAAATTAAAACCTATGTATATCATCGACAGGGGTGTCGCAAGATCACCCGTCATTTTTATAGCCGAAGCTATAGGTGACGGGATTTTTATGGATAATATGAAAATAACAAATCCTGCCAGGACTGAAACAGTGCCCGGATTTATCATGCTTTTTGCAGACATCTTCATTTTCCGGGAATTCAATATTATAAGCCCGACAGTCCACATCAAAATATTATACGGCAAATTATATACAGCGGTATAAAAAACTCCAACCTTTCCATAAGCGGCATTGATTATCGGAAAGCCAACGAAACCAGTATTGGCAAAAATGAGCATGAACCTGTACACATCTTTTGTGGCATCGCCCGCCTTCAAAAAAAATGTTACAGCGTATGCAATTATAACCAGAACAGCAG
Proteins encoded:
- a CDS encoding helix-turn-helix transcriptional regulator — encoded protein: MSRIGEKIKIEIQKKGITAKQIAKKCGVSESYILDVESGKKVINEKMIKKISDIIGVNLNEPMLEDEMEYDEPVEDTVQGTKTEKASGIWQSAFSNIVKDIPVYDIDMKIIKGYRHLPVIDNKIEGHNPEKLIYILVQDDSMGGFRIKKGDLCLAYLNNEPLNNQICLIQNGERNIIRQIKRLDSNKMLLIWHDERLRTETVNIKDIKVLAHLIKAEIDLRS
- a CDS encoding AEC family transporter is translated as MITGSVFNQIIALFLIILTGYAIRKLNAVERQFEKGLVDFIMNIAIPALTISSMAYKFSFDTLKNCGIVIIVCIILSAVLVIIAYAVTFFLKAGDATKDVYRFMLIFANTGFVGFPIINAAYGKVGVFYTAVYNLPYNILMWTVGLIILNSRKMKMSAKSMINPGTVSVLAGFVIFILSIKIPSPIASAIKMTGDLATPLSMIYIGFNLADADIKNIFTDITAFFMCILRLIIIPLLFFMMLKPFIKDPLILNIITILSAMPAAANTAIFAGKLGSDKHTASWVVCLSTIMSIATLPFIIYIINLGS
- a CDS encoding ABC transporter ATP-binding protein, with the protein product MAKNTFREDEELKKSVNIKIIIRLLKYMKDYKIEIAKTLFYMAIVVICSLLNPYILKIAIDNNIRYRDVKGLIIIGIIMIIMNILSMICSRLRIFTMSKVTNNILLTIRQELYNHIQKLTFSFFDSRPVGKILARVMGDVNSLQDLFTSSITTLIPETVTFLCVIIIMLSLDYRLALVSFSILPFMFAFMFYIQTVSRKRWQIFRKKTSNLNAYIHEDFSGVRVTQSFAAEKKTSSMFFDLAKTQMASFIDAVRLNDMFWPLVEISSGAGMVLVYWYSAKLMGIGSITVGIVVAFANYVSMFWRPIMNISNFYNMLVTNLAAAERIFEIMDIKPDIEDGKEAVDAPLIKGEVEFKNVTFGYEDGTVVLDDVSFKVRPGETIALVGPTGAGKTTIVNLISRFYDTVGGSVLIDGRDVRELTIESLRSQMAVMMQDTFLFSATIKENIRYGKLDASDEEVINAAKAVDAHGFIMKLEKGYDTQVNERGTRLSVGQRQLISFARAILADPRILILDEATASIDTQTERLVQRGIQRLLKNRTSFVIAHRLSTIRDADRIMIVDNGKIIEEGNHESLLKRRGLYYDLYMAQYKFLNEEA
- a CDS encoding FAD-dependent oxidoreductase — encoded protein: MMAYNFSVPYQFDNPTDEQRHAMLKYYLSANKRLEDYDNIIGLMSPPKDILTICPKNCGKNVKVGIIGCGEAGLSAAFELKKIGCDITLFEATDSIGGRAKTHYFDPGKKYFGDLGPMRVPVSHETTWHYINLFRLRTMPFATNNINGLFYVRKGRAVNDPAGYSVMRNIYPRFNMPQSERNIQWQKLADSITEKYFSPLSPEIRKELVGIYREYSDQIIDIDKYNYRRAYENAGLSQNAISMLGYVSTFDKTFFRLSLTEILQEIYTSDFIFTYYIDGGMANLPLALFHAIKYDDAYNISKEDLGNVSIRMNCAIDGIYQHFNGKEIILEYRDENTYNYNFERFDYVICAIPFSSLRRNIVDPPFSVIKSQAVNELNYESAHKILLLLKDRFWEKGNPDRRIVGGSSSTDLPLISIYYPSDHAMPIPGVLNGWTLRPNASPDEPGVILASYSWPMESERLGNEYECLKLYDVFKYLEKVHGLPWGSIDKKVLSYKTITWSHVQYEWGAACLTKPQDKTLFSYNVTLPEMNGRIFFAGEHISQKHAWQQGALQTGMLCANHIAERIKDSRS
- a CDS encoding glycosyltransferase, which encodes MKKILILTASAGGGHNSAAKALKEAFDIEDCECAIVDSLKFVSPMLDRIVSRGYEKSAKYIPQTYGSFYKLSAGMMKKNNFDTLLKQVMGKKILNLVLSKKPDAIIGTHPFPTMALMKYKEVGRIDVPVISVLTDYTAHPAYVQNNVDAYIVGDTDVAYLLREFGVSMDKVYPFGIPVSRNFIQRSNVELVKEEFQLEDKFTVILMGGSFGAGNMRDCLLDLISSDYDFQIIVITGHDYSLKEKLNKLVSNINSNKPIRILGFTKEMPELLTIGDVLVTKPGGLTTTEAMLKGIPMVIPYYIPGQEEENIDYLLNNGLAIKTSTNYSLPLCIEMLMDNPERKQEIIERMEKKRKPDCADKTAKLVLSLIDKNENSSKMS
- a CDS encoding ABC transporter ATP-binding protein, whose product is MKRVFRYIWKYKLFLIIPFCAMLLGVVLDMLNPYIAGTFVDKVILKKQLNILWMVLAGVGGVSAGRMVLGYVKEYMYDILSSKVAVDLRKDLFDHIQELPFKFFDNMSTGELMSRMTGDIDNIWRSISFGIGLFVENAIYFITAGAILFTLNVKLTLISLFTMPLIAYIAFKLEKRVDEAYQKLSDQGVILNTTAEENIAGVRLVKAFGREKHEICKFLRHNKKNADLSIEQARIWGTYHPMIEFLGNFTVIAVVSIGGLLVINENISIGTLVAFNGYIWMLIWPMRNLGFLTNVIAQASASSKKIFKIMDVEPAIKDPEKPVHVDSIKGDVAFENVSFKYNDSYVLKNIDINAKKGSTIAIMGATGSGKSSIINLIGRYYDVTEGRITIDGFDVRDMQLKTIRENMAVVMQDTFLFSDTINENIRFGCENASDEDVLEAAKDASVDKFVSEMEDGYETIIGERGVGLSGGQKQRVSIARALLKNARILILDDATSALDMETEYEVLKAIKRRRRDCTTFIIAHRISAVKDADEILIIDNGQIVEHGSHKELLKKQGRYYQIFSEQFKDIGFDNEEVI
- a CDS encoding ABC transporter substrate-binding protein yields the protein MKTAMQGKNGPDIVQVYDIGTRFMVDSGWVVPMQNLIDADKSFNIKTLEPNLLGYYTVDGKLYSMPFNSSTPILYYNKNAFKEAGLDPEKGPVNFKEVEQYAKALTKKDSSGKVTRYGYAMAIYGWFFEQFLAYQGYDYVDNSNGRQGKATVVVWDKGDAKQGALNLLNEWKKLVDSGNAGNFGRKTDDTKNAFIAGRTAMIIESTAALAGLLKGSGNRFGIGTAYLPSISESKDKGSVIIGGASLWAINNGDESKQKAVWEFIKYMISPEQQVIWNSQSGYFPVTTKAYDLQSMQDHLKQFPQFKTAIDQLHGTALTEATKGGCVGVFQEARATVESEIEKMLQNKETPDQAIENAAKTINSAIENYNSNKK
- a CDS encoding IS630 family transposase — encoded protein: MSRRKLEISHRYYSYRKLKDIYDHIDDAAMKIKLLAILQTWDGLTSCEVAENLHKSDRYVRKWIHRYNESGLPGLEDTRGGYFAGYLTDEQKQLVKEVLQKSPMDCGFNHSNWTIPLLKLWIDKKLQVDYKTASLYDVVHNLGFTLQRPKKQSRNANPKLQEQFKEELKDLIETSDSNTVILYEDEAIITDEPTTTRKWALEGNQPVIPTGSRGPRKRKVMFGAVNPSDGHVYYSTYDVGNSDTFKNFLK